A segment of the bacterium genome:
ATGTCATCAGATCGTATTCGAGTCTTACCTTGAACCGGGACAGATCTTGATTGGGGCTGATTCTCACACCTGCAGTGGGGGTGCCTTAGGGGCTTTTGCCACCGGCATGGGATCAACCGATGTCGCCGTGGGGATGGCCATGGGTAAGACCTGGCTTCGGGTGCCAGAGACCTTCAGGATCGAAGTGGCGGGGAACTTCCCGCCGGGTGTTTACTCCAAGGACCTTATTCTTTATCTCATTGGGATGATCGGCGCCGATGGAGCCACTTACAAGGCCCTCGAATTTGGGGGATCAACTATTGAAGCTATGGAGATAAGTGACCGAATGACCATAGCTAATATGGCGGTTGAAGCCGGGGCCAAGGCCGGTTTGTTCCCCTCTGATGAGATGACCAGGTTATTCCTGGCCCGAGATGGCCGAGGGGATGTTTTCCGGCCGATAGCGGCTGATGCTGATGCTGTCTATGAAAGAGAGATAAAGATTGAGGCCGGAAATCTTACGCCTTTGGTGGCTTGCCCCCATACGGTAGATAATGTTAAATCAGTAGAGGAGGTGGCCGGAATACCCATCCACCAAGTCTTGATTGGCACCTGCACCAATGGCCGGCTGACCGACCTCAGGGTAGCTGCCCAAATTCTGCGAGGAAAACAAAGGCATCCTCAGGTCCGATTGCTTATTACTCCGGCTTCACGCCGGGTCTATTTAGCTGCCCTTAGAGAAGGGCTAATAGAAGTCTTTCTGGAAGCCGGCGCGACTATAGTGCCGCCGGGATGCGGTGCCTGTGTCGGGGTTCATCAGGGTGTGTTAGGGGATGAGGAAAACTGTCTCTCCACTCAGAACCGAAATTTCCTGGGCCGGATGGGTAATCCCAGAGGCAATATCTATCTCTCCTCACCAGCTATTGCCGCTGCTTCTGCTCTGACTGGCCAAATTACCGATCCGAGATAGGAGCGAGCCGAATCCAAATGAACTCGAAACTCGACCACCCGCCAGCGGGTGCCCCGAACTCGAAACTCAAAGGTAAGGCCTTTAAATTTGGCGATGATATTAGTACTGACCTGATCTGTCCGGGACGATATTTTCATCTTCGGTCCAACCTGCCGGAACTGGCCAAACACCTCCTGGAAGATGCTGATCCTGAATTTGCTTCCAGGATGAAACCCGGAGATTTTGTGGTCGGGGGGAAGAACTTTGGCCTAGGTTCTTCCCGAGAACATGCCCCGACCATTATCAAGCTATCAGGTATCTCAGCCGTGCTGGCCAAGTCCTTTGCGAGGATATTTTATCGGAATGCCATAAATGTAGGGCTGCCCGTGATCTTCTGTGATACTGACTCGATTGACCCTGGGGATGAGCTGGAGGTTAACCTTTCAGCGGGTAAAGCGGTCAATCTAACTAAAGACGAGACCCTTCCCTTTTCCCCTTTGCCTCCAGTGATGACT
Coding sequences within it:
- a CDS encoding 3-isopropylmalate dehydratase large subunit, which produces MGLTIAEKIILTHAGQGVKAGDFVVARVDLCLVQDGTGPLTVRQIESMGFESLANPERCFFFLDHAAPSPRQELSNDHILLRKFAQKTGGKIFDVGEGVCHQIVFESYLEPGQILIGADSHTCSGGALGAFATGMGSTDVAVGMAMGKTWLRVPETFRIEVAGNFPPGVYSKDLILYLIGMIGADGATYKALEFGGSTIEAMEISDRMTIANMAVEAGAKAGLFPSDEMTRLFLARDGRGDVFRPIAADADAVYEREIKIEAGNLTPLVACPHTVDNVKSVEEVAGIPIHQVLIGTCTNGRLTDLRVAAQILRGKQRHPQVRLLITPASRRVYLAALREGLIEVFLEAGATIVPPGCGACVGVHQGVLGDEENCLSTQNRNFLGRMGNPRGNIYLSSPAIAAASALTGQITDPR
- a CDS encoding 3-isopropylmalate dehydratase small subunit; translated protein: MNSKLDHPPAGAPNSKLKGKAFKFGDDISTDLICPGRYFHLRSNLPELAKHLLEDADPEFASRMKPGDFVVGGKNFGLGSSREHAPTIIKLSGISAVLAKSFARIFYRNAINVGLPVIFCDTDSIDPGDELEVNLSAGKAVNLTKDETLPFSPLPPVMTTILSEGGLVAHIKKHGDFEL